Genomic segment of Steroidobacter denitrificans:
ATCGCATCGAGCACGAGCTCACAATAAATCATCGCACGACTGGCCCAATCAACGATCCGCCGCGAATAAAAATCCAAAACGACGACCAGATAGAGCCACCCTTGTCACGTGCGAATGCCGTACTCAACCGTCCGTGGAAATAGGGTAGAGTCCTACTGTCCTGCTTACCATGACAAACGTGTTATCAGCGATCGCCGGGGTAGTCTTTAAAATGGTTATGCCGATTTTCCTAAGATTTCCTGAATCAAACTATTCGATTGACTGCAAGACCGTAAGAGATCGAGTACTTACATAAAAAGTACCGAGGAACTTGCTCTTCGACGGCTGCAGTTTCGACTTCTGACACCCTGTCGACAGGTAATGCGCGGCGGCATCGCCGCCGCTATCTGATTCGGACAGCGTATGCATTTAAAACTCAAATTCGACCTTCAGTCCAACAGTTCTCGGTGCGCCAGGCGTACCGACGTTGCCCACCGGACCGGCAGTCTGCAGTGCAGACGTGAAGTACTCTTTATCGGTGAGATTCTTGCCGAAGACGCTGATCTTTGTTGCACTGGTCGACAGTTTGTAACTGAGCTGCGCGTCAAGTAATCCATAAGCTGGTTCCACCTGTCGGTTATCGGGATTGAAGTATTGCTTCGAGGTTCTGTAGTAATTGGTATCCAGACTGAAGTCTCCCAGTGAAGTCGGGATAACATAACTGAGTCCGATGCTATAGGTGAACTTCGGCGCGCGCGGCATACGATTGCCGCTCGCATCTCCAACCAAGACGTCCGGCAGATTGCCGAACGGCGGATCGGGATTGATGGTGTAGAACAGCGCGTCGTTGAATGACACGTACTCGGCATCGAGCCAAGTTGCGCCGAACCTGAGCACGAGATCTGTACTCAGTACCGCCTCGCCGTCGAGATCGATACCTTTGATGCGCGCGGTTTCTGCATTCTGCAAGGATACTCCGGTACCAGTGTCGCGCTGCACCTGTGGATCTGAAATGTCGTAGTAGAACGCAGAACCGTTGAGCCGTAGGCGTTGATCAAACCACTCGGTCTTCACACCGACTTCGTACGAGCGGAGTTTTTCCGGCTGTACCGCGTGTCCGTCAAAAGGCTGAAGATTGAAGACACCCGACTTATAACCCTCGCTCGTTGACGCAAAGATCAAGACGTCTTCGGTCAGATAATGATCCACTGCGATGCGCCATGTAATCTTGTCGAATTCCGCTTCGGATTGCAGCTGCGTACCCGGATCGACTATGGTGCCATCATCCAGCAATACCGAAAGGTGACCTTTACCCTCTAATTCATCGCGCGTATAGCGCACTCCGCCGGTGATCCTGGTAGCGGCACCGACGTTCAGAGTCGCCTGCGCGTACCCAGCGTACGACTTGGATCGCTGCGAACCAAAGAGGTCGAGCATGACGCCGGGCCCGAACGAATCTCCTAGTAGCCGCGTCGGCGTATAGGCATTGAATTGCCTCAGGAAGTACACACCGGCGATCCAGTCGACGGCACTGCCGCTACCGGACATGAGTTGAAACTCCTGGCTCGTTTGATCCGATTCATAAGGCTCCAGAGCGCCGTAGTAGTTCGTCGGCTGGAAGTCAACATCGATACTGATCATGCCCTCGATTTCGCGGTACGCCGTGATACTGACCAGGTTCGCGAAGGCAAGCTGCTGATCAATGCGCAGCGAGGCACCCCAGCTCTCCACCTCAGCATAAGTAGGAAAACCGCCCCGCGCGTCGTAGAACGACAATTCCGGCAGAGCGACAGCAAGATTTGTGAGATCGCCCTGTTGCTCATCACGAAACGCATGTTGCGCAAGACCTTGTCCGGTTTTCGAGTCGTTGTAGTCGAAAGCAAACTTGAGTTCGGTCCTATCGCCGGGCTTCAACACCAACTTGGAGCGCAGCGCCAGGTTCTCATCCGTATAAGTATCGGCGCCTGTGGTGATGTTGCGTCCCCAGCCGTTCTCCTGATTCGAATATATGACAGCCAGATCGGCCGCCGCCTGCGCGGTGCCGCCGCCGACATAACCGCTCGCCCGCAACCGATCGAATCTCTCGTAGGAGACCGAACCCTTCATTGTCATTTCCGGTGTAGGATCGCGGGTGATGATGTGCACCAACCCACCGGTGGAGTTACGCCCGAACAGGGTGCCTTGTGGTCCCTTGAGGACCTCTACCCGCTCGATGTTATTGAGTTCGAACAGGCTTGGAGCGATTCGGACATAATAGACGCCGTCGACGTAAACCGGGATACTGGCCTCGTTGCCGACGATCAATGATGGGTTACCCACGCCTCGCAGGAACGGTAGTGTCACCCCCAGCGAAGACTCGGCACTCAACGCCGGTACGATCGCCTTCAGGTCCGACACGTTGGTGACGTTCATGTTCGCGAGCGTACTGGAGTCGAAGGCAGATACCGAGAGCGGCACGTCCTGCAGGCGTTCCTGGCGTCGTTGCGCTGTCACAATGATCTCCTTGATCTCACCGCCTCTTAATTCTTCCTCTACAATTCCTGATTCAGCCGACACGTAACCTGGCAGATAAGTGACCGTCACAATCGCTGCCCAGGTGATTCTCAGACTGTTCATCGTGATTTCCCCCAATGCAAATGGATCGTTTATCGCAGTTGAACTCGTCTCACTGCATCCAGTACGGCATCGGCCAACTCGGGCCGGCAGATGAGAAGATCCGGCAGAAGAGGATTCTGCCGGTTATAGCGCAACGCACTGCCGTCGATACGTGACGCATGCAATCCGGCAGCAAGCGCCACCGCAACAGGTGCGCAGCTGTCCCACTCGTACTGGCCGCCGGAATGCAGATAGATATCTCCCTCGCCGAGCAACACGCTCATCGCCTTTACGCCGGCTGAACCCATCGGAATTAACTCGGCATCCAGCAGCTCGGCGACGGCAACTGCCTCCGTCGCCGGACGCGTGCGGCTCACCAGCATTCGCAGACGCCCCCTCGGGCAAGCGGCGGAGACGGCATGCGCGGTACTCAAGATCTGCCCC
This window contains:
- a CDS encoding TonB-dependent receptor, yielding MNSLRITWAAIVTVTYLPGYVSAESGIVEEELRGGEIKEIIVTAQRRQERLQDVPLSVSAFDSSTLANMNVTNVSDLKAIVPALSAESSLGVTLPFLRGVGNPSLIVGNEASIPVYVDGVYYVRIAPSLFELNNIERVEVLKGPQGTLFGRNSTGGLVHIITRDPTPEMTMKGSVSYERFDRLRASGYVGGGTAQAAADLAVIYSNQENGWGRNITTGADTYTDENLALRSKLVLKPGDRTELKFAFDYNDSKTGQGLAQHAFRDEQQGDLTNLAVALPELSFYDARGGFPTYAEVESWGASLRIDQQLAFANLVSITAYREIEGMISIDVDFQPTNYYGALEPYESDQTSQEFQLMSGSGSAVDWIAGVYFLRQFNAYTPTRLLGDSFGPGVMLDLFGSQRSKSYAGYAQATLNVGAATRITGGVRYTRDELEGKGHLSVLLDDGTIVDPGTQLQSEAEFDKITWRIAVDHYLTEDVLIFASTSEGYKSGVFNLQPFDGHAVQPEKLRSYEVGVKTEWFDQRLRLNGSAFYYDISDPQVQRDTGTGVSLQNAETARIKGIDLDGEAVLSTDLVLRFGATWLDAEYVSFNDALFYTINPDPPFGNLPDVLVGDASGNRMPRAPKFTYSIGLSYVIPTSLGDFSLDTNYYRTSKQYFNPDNRQVEPAYGLLDAQLSYKLSTSATKISVFGKNLTDKEYFTSALQTAGPVGNVGTPGAPRTVGLKVEFEF
- a CDS encoding 3'(2'),5'-bisphosphate nucleotidase CysQ, whose amino-acid sequence is MAVAAGELLLGVRRSELLSGKALGKAGDHIANTLIVDALSSARPDDTVLSEQEVKPERLLSNRVWIVDPLDGTREYGEGRTDWAVHVGFVHDGRAVAGAVALPSRGQILSTAHAVSAACPRGRLRMLVSRTRPATEAVAVAELLDAELIPMGSAGVKAMSVLLGEGDIYLHSGGQYEWDSCAPVAVALAAGLHASRIDGSALRYNRQNPLLPDLLICRPELADAVLDAVRRVQLR